A genomic stretch from Narcine bancroftii isolate sNarBan1 chromosome 9, sNarBan1.hap1, whole genome shotgun sequence includes:
- the kcne4 gene encoding potassium voltage-gated channel subfamily E member 4 produces the protein MYNSSETNFAEMRTQAEKVAGDSQDSEYLYILMVMSFYGIFLLGIVLCYIKSKKRRRKGDTLFLYEERGEWAGLNSVQIPLVFSTLPESAVATLPCAVCSMESSVISETAQEVQLTVEEELLFGTETLLSGHSQIAAETPS, from the coding sequence ATGTACAATTCCAGTGAGACGAACTTCGCCGAAATGCGGACGCAAGCAGAGAAAGTCGCAGGAGACTCACAAGACAGCGAGTATCTGTACATCTTGATGGTCATGTCTTTCTATGGAATCTTCCTCCTGGGGATTGTGTTGTGTTACATCAAGTCAAAGAAGCGCAGGCGGAAAGGTGACACATTATTCCTGTacgaggagaggggagagtgggcTGGACTGAACTCGGTACAAATTCCTTTGGTGTTCAGCACGTTGCCAGAAAGCGCGGTGGCCACTCTGCCCTGCGCTGTGTGCTCCATGGAAAGCAGCGTGATCTCAGAGACAGCTCAAGAAGTCCAGCTCACTGTCGAAGAAGAGTTGCTGTTTGGAACTGAAACTCTGCTCTCAGGCCACTCTCAAATAGCGGCTGAAACCCCATCATAA